The proteins below are encoded in one region of Scleropages formosus chromosome 19, fSclFor1.1, whole genome shotgun sequence:
- the LOC108927582 gene encoding adiponectin-like, producing MTMMWALMLSLLLAGRPGLSWGQEDSSAEPCARWMGGVPGTPGHDGLPGRDGRDGKNGEKGDAGDPGTPGGKGEPGALGAEGPPGPRGFPGNPGLKGARGESSFTYRSAFSVGLVSPVESANVPIRFLKIFYNEQHHYDDVSGKFRCALPGLYYFTYHLAVSGKDVKVSLYKSNKPVVFTFDQFQPGNLDQASGAVILQLIAGDEVWLQVYGEEEFSGVYTDSTIDSTFTGFLLYPNLPVDPLANRRR from the exons ATGACGATGATGTGGGCCCTCATGCTCAGTTTGCTGCTTGCGGGGAGACCAGGGCTGTCTTGGGGTCAGGAGGACAGCAGTGCGGAGCCATGTGCCAGATGGATGGGAGGAGTGCCAGGGACCCCAGGGCATGATGGTCTTCCAGGAAGAGATGGCAGAGACGGGAAGAATGGCGAGAAGGGAGATGCTGGAGACCCAG GTACACCGGGGGGGAAAGGCGAGCCAGGAGCGCTTGGGGCTGAGGGTCCACCAGGCCCCCGGGGCTTTCCAGGCAACCCGGGTCTGAAAGGTGCGCGGGGTGAGAGCTCCTTCACGTACCGTTCGGCCTTCAGCGTTGGCCTCGTGAGTCCCGTTGAGTCAGCCAACGTGCCCATCCGCTTCCTTAAGATCTTCTACAACGAGCAGCACCACTACGATGACGTCAGTGGCAAGTTCCGCTGCGCCCTCCCCGGCCTCTACTACTTCACCTACCACCTGGCCGTCAGTGGCAAGGACGTCAAGGTGAGCCTGTACAAGAGCAACAAGCCGGTGGTGTTCACCTTCGACCAGTTCCAGCCGGGCAACCTGGACCAGGCCTCGGGGGCGGTCATCTTGCAACTCATCGCTGGGGACGAGGTTTGGCTGCAGGTATACGGCGAAGAGGAGTTTTCCGGCGTCTACACCGACAGCACCATCGACTCCACGTTCACCGGCTTTCTCCTGTATCCCAACCTGCCCGTGGATCCACTAGCCAACCGCCGCCGTTAG
- the and1 gene encoding actinodin1, translating into MGCCHSPSGSHCRGTVQKDSGSVGQLPPCPKSKVLVNALSLGGSSLNSRNYGPKTIFLTCKGTGDKLMMARCGGPSFSFLSTGLLLTTALLPALLVAGPMGQRPKGDAGDASEGQMDDDSSLKKMTRNRRNISWYKQHSDFWSWYKYFTDTGNQKGVQDLDRIYLSYLQNKNRAEGRRSYDLYLRHLGEIYKSCAESDNPDCVTSYMSRPKGREEASRPAPVKACDPYRDPYCLRSRGRLAAMAPAGVKGPAPIRAPAAQASAPAPAKSTGLGSYYYYAPVAQPFLSAQQQAELLRICDAKDVECLQYHLRAAYGYRAASAPAPSYAHLGCDPGRDANCEPRAALKSPSDSYHSYPTCDPNYDPYCIPSSAPAEQPCNPVFDDNCNPLTASKLSSRRKAEHESDLRDEPVSSAACDPHYDPYCLYNSAAALQKQPGSPPHAVPHVPLGAEEESRHHLGPRGKTKEGYDCYMFYDKECLPLGAQDNSQASGASLLRRAPARTSYEDTGSNCHPYNPACGRKAPQHSAAGEAYEPHLNPDGTRNGVVEPDPDCDPEYDRNCRLRRADEPKVPTGAVARDTRREEEGGPRERQDEQTRHKEPFRETPGYDEQRYEPYQSGQEEPYAAYPPQEHMATRLEEFMGEYGEQVPKYDDSQDRRFYSGEYRKK; encoded by the exons ATGGGCTGCTGCCACTCTCCGTCCGGAAGCCATTGCAGAGGTACGGTTCAAAAGGACTCGGGTTCCGTTGGCCAACTGCCCCCGTGTCCAAAGAGCAAGGTGCTTGTGAATGCACTCTCCCTCGGAGGGTCCTCGCTCAATTCCAGGAACTACGGACCAAAGACCATCTTCCTAACCTGCAAGG GGACCGGGGACAAGCTGATGATGGCTCGCTGTGGAGGCCCgtccttttcctttctctccacTGGTCTGCTGCTCACAACGGCACTCTTACCAG CTCTCCTGGTTGCTGGTCCAATGGGGCAGCGCCCAAAAGGAGATG CTGGAGATGCCAGCGAAGGGCAGATGGACGATGACTCTTCTCTCAAAAAGATGACACGGAACAGAAGAAACATCAGCTGGTATAAGCAGCACTCGGACTTCTGGAGTTGGTACAAGTACTTCACGGACACGGGAAATCAGAAGGGA GTTCAGGATCTCGACCGCATTTACCTTTCATACCTGCAAAACAAGAACAGGGCAGAGGGGCGCCGATCCTACGACCTGTACCTGCGTCACCTGGGCGAGATCTACAAGTCCTGCGCCGAGTCGGATAACCCCGACTGCGTCACCTCCTACATGAGCAGACCCAAAGGCAGGGAAGAGGCGTCCAGGCCTGCTCCCGTGAAGGCCTGCGACCCTTACAGGGACCCCTACTGCCTTCGGTCTCGGGGCCGTCTTGCCGCCATGGCTCCGGCAGGGGTTAAAGGGCCAGCCCCCATTCGGGCGCCTGCCGCTCAGGCttcggctccggctccagcCAAGTCCACGGGTTTGGGGAGCTACTACTACTACGCTCCTGTCGCGCAGCCCTTCCTGTCGGCccagcagcaggcagagctGCTGCGCATCTGTGATGCCAAGGATGTCGAATGTCTGCAATATCACTTGCGCGCTGCCTACGGCTACAGGGCAGCCTCGGCTCCAGCGCCATCGTACGCGCACCTCGGCTGCGACCCCGGGAGAGACGCGAATTGCGAGCCGAGGGCAGCGCTAAAGAGCCCGTCGGACTCGTACCACTCGTATCCGACCTGTGACCCAAACTATGACCCGTACTGCATACCGTCCTCCGCCCCCGCAGAGCAACCTTGCAACCCTGTCTTTGACGACAACTGCAATCCTCTCACCGCGTCCAAGCTGTCGAGCCGCCGCAAAGCTGAGCACGAGAGTGACCTGAGGGACGAGCCGGTGTCCAGCGCTGCCTGCGACCCCCATTACGACCCCTACTGCCTGTACAATTCGGCAGCAGCGCTGCAGAAGCAGCCCGGCTCCCCGCCTCACGCCGTGCCCCACGTCCCGCTCGGAGCCGAAGAGGAATCCCGTCACCACCTGGGGCCGCGGGGAAAGACCAAGGAGGGCTATGACTGCTACATGTTCTACGACAAGGAGTGCCTCCCGCTGGGCGCTCAGGACAACAGTCAGGCAAGTGGGGCGAGCCTCTTGCGCAGGGCCCCCGCCAGAACTTCCTACGAAGACACTGGGAGCAACTGCCACCCGTACAACCCTGCGTGCGGAAGGAAGGCCCCTCAGCACAGCGCTGCCGGCGAGGCCTATGAGCCCCACCTGAACCCCGATGGCACCCGGAACGGCGTCGTTGAACCGGACCCGGACTGCGACCCTGAGTACGACCGCAATTGTCGCCTGCGACGTGCAGATGAGCCCAAAGTCCCTACTGGTGCCGTGGCTCGTGACACGCGACGAGAGGAAGAAGGTGGCCCGAGGGAGCGGCAGGACGAGCAGACGCGGCACAAGGAGCCCTTCCGGGAGACGCCAGGCTACGATGAGCAGCGTTACGAGCCCTACCAGAGCGGCCAGGAGGAGCCTTACGCAGCCTATCCTCCCCAGGAGCACATGGCCACACGGCTGGAGGAGTTCATGGGCGAATATGGAGAGCAGGTGCCCAAGTACGACGACTCGCAGGACCGCCGCTTTTACAGTGGAGAGTACAGAAAGAAGTAA